From one Neofelis nebulosa isolate mNeoNeb1 chromosome 4, mNeoNeb1.pri, whole genome shotgun sequence genomic stretch:
- the UBXN6 gene encoding UBX domain-containing protein 6 isoform X1 — translation MKKFFQEIKADIKFKSAGPGQKLTESVGERAPRGKPNQPVLQQPRQGPTDEAQMAAAAALARLEQKQPRARGPTSQESIRNQVRKELRAEATVSGSPEAPGTNRVPEPREEGSTHLAVPAVCFTCPLTGATLRKDQRDAHIKEAILSHFSTDPVAASIMKIHTFNRDRDRVKLGVDTIAKYLDNICLHPEEEKYRKIKLQNRVFQERINCLEGTHEFFEAVGFQKALLPVPDQEGPEEFYVLSEAALAQPQSLRKHKEQLLVAEPVRATLARQRRIFQPSPLASQFDLPGDFFNLTAEEVKREQRLRSEAVERLSVLRTKAMREREEQRERRRYTYTLLRVRFPDGCLLQGTFYARERVAALYAFVREALQSDWLPFELLASGGQRLSEEESPAFDECGLVPSALLTFSWDAALLEDLRAAGAEPDSSILKPELLSTIEKLS, via the exons gGAGAGGGCCCCCAGAGGGAAACCCAACCAGCCCGTGCTCCAGCAGCCCCGCCAGGGACCCACCGACGAGGCCCAGATGGCAGCCGCGGCAGCCCTGGCCCGGCTCGAACAGAAGCAGCCCAGGGCCCGGGGCCCCACGTCGCAGGAGTCCATCCGGAACCAGG tGAGAAAGGAACTTCGAGCCGAAGCCACTGTCAGCGGGAGCCCAGAGGCCCCAGGGACCAACAGG GTGCCTGAGCCCAGAGAGGAGGGCTCGACCCACCTGGCAGTGCCCGCGGTGTGCTTCACCTGCCCGCTCACGGGGGCCACGCTCAGGAAGGACCAGCGGGATGCACACATCAAAGAGGCCATTCTCTCG cacTTCTCCACCGACCCCGTGGCTGCCTCCATCATGAAGATTCACACGTTCAACAGAGACCGGGACAGGGTGAAGCTGGGTGTGGACACCATCGCCAA GTACCTGGACAACATCTGCCTGCACCCCGAGGAAGAGAAGTACAGGAAGATCAAGCTACAGAACCGCGTGTTCCAG GAGCGAATTAACTGCCTGGAAGGGACCCACGAGTTTTTTGAGGCCGTCGGCTTCCAGAAGGCCCTGCTTCCGGTGCCCGATCAGG AGGGCCCCGAGGAGTTCTACGTGCTGAGCGAGGCcgccctggcccagccccagaGCCTGCGGAAGCACAAGGAGCAGCTGCTGGTCGCCGAGCCCGTGCGGGCCACGCTGGCCCGCCAGCGCCGCATCTTCCAGCCCTCGCCCCTGGCCTCCCAGTTTGACCTGCCCGGGGACTTCTTCAACCTCACGGCGGAGGAGGTCAAGCGGGAACAGAGGCTCCGGTCCGAGGCCGTGGAGCGGCTGAGTGTGCTGCGGACCAAGGCCATgcgggagagggaggagcagagagagcggcGCAGATACACCTACACGCTGCTGCGCGTCCGCTTCCCCGACGGCTGCCTGCTCCAGG gcaccttctaCGCCCGGGAGCGGGTGGCCGCGCTGTATGCCTTCGTCCGGGAGGCCTTGCAGAGCGACTGGCTGCCTTTCGAGCTGCTGGCCTCGGGCGGGCAGAGGTTGTCGGAGGAGGAGAGCCCGGCCTTCGACGAGTGCGGGCTG GTGCCCTCCGCCCTCCTGACCTTCTCGTGGGACGCAGCCCTGCTGGAGGACCTCAGGGCCGCAGGGGCGGAACCGGACTCTTCTATCCTGAAACCTGAGCTCCTGTCGACCATCGAGAAGCTCTCGTGA
- the UBXN6 gene encoding UBX domain-containing protein 6 isoform X2 → MRERAPRGKPNQPVLQQPRQGPTDEAQMAAAAALARLEQKQPRARGPTSQESIRNQVRKELRAEATVSGSPEAPGTNRVPEPREEGSTHLAVPAVCFTCPLTGATLRKDQRDAHIKEAILSHFSTDPVAASIMKIHTFNRDRDRVKLGVDTIAKYLDNICLHPEEEKYRKIKLQNRVFQERINCLEGTHEFFEAVGFQKALLPVPDQEGPEEFYVLSEAALAQPQSLRKHKEQLLVAEPVRATLARQRRIFQPSPLASQFDLPGDFFNLTAEEVKREQRLRSEAVERLSVLRTKAMREREEQRERRRYTYTLLRVRFPDGCLLQGTFYARERVAALYAFVREALQSDWLPFELLASGGQRLSEEESPAFDECGLVPSALLTFSWDAALLEDLRAAGAEPDSSILKPELLSTIEKLS, encoded by the exons ATGAG gGAGAGGGCCCCCAGAGGGAAACCCAACCAGCCCGTGCTCCAGCAGCCCCGCCAGGGACCCACCGACGAGGCCCAGATGGCAGCCGCGGCAGCCCTGGCCCGGCTCGAACAGAAGCAGCCCAGGGCCCGGGGCCCCACGTCGCAGGAGTCCATCCGGAACCAGG tGAGAAAGGAACTTCGAGCCGAAGCCACTGTCAGCGGGAGCCCAGAGGCCCCAGGGACCAACAGG GTGCCTGAGCCCAGAGAGGAGGGCTCGACCCACCTGGCAGTGCCCGCGGTGTGCTTCACCTGCCCGCTCACGGGGGCCACGCTCAGGAAGGACCAGCGGGATGCACACATCAAAGAGGCCATTCTCTCG cacTTCTCCACCGACCCCGTGGCTGCCTCCATCATGAAGATTCACACGTTCAACAGAGACCGGGACAGGGTGAAGCTGGGTGTGGACACCATCGCCAA GTACCTGGACAACATCTGCCTGCACCCCGAGGAAGAGAAGTACAGGAAGATCAAGCTACAGAACCGCGTGTTCCAG GAGCGAATTAACTGCCTGGAAGGGACCCACGAGTTTTTTGAGGCCGTCGGCTTCCAGAAGGCCCTGCTTCCGGTGCCCGATCAGG AGGGCCCCGAGGAGTTCTACGTGCTGAGCGAGGCcgccctggcccagccccagaGCCTGCGGAAGCACAAGGAGCAGCTGCTGGTCGCCGAGCCCGTGCGGGCCACGCTGGCCCGCCAGCGCCGCATCTTCCAGCCCTCGCCCCTGGCCTCCCAGTTTGACCTGCCCGGGGACTTCTTCAACCTCACGGCGGAGGAGGTCAAGCGGGAACAGAGGCTCCGGTCCGAGGCCGTGGAGCGGCTGAGTGTGCTGCGGACCAAGGCCATgcgggagagggaggagcagagagagcggcGCAGATACACCTACACGCTGCTGCGCGTCCGCTTCCCCGACGGCTGCCTGCTCCAGG gcaccttctaCGCCCGGGAGCGGGTGGCCGCGCTGTATGCCTTCGTCCGGGAGGCCTTGCAGAGCGACTGGCTGCCTTTCGAGCTGCTGGCCTCGGGCGGGCAGAGGTTGTCGGAGGAGGAGAGCCCGGCCTTCGACGAGTGCGGGCTG GTGCCCTCCGCCCTCCTGACCTTCTCGTGGGACGCAGCCCTGCTGGAGGACCTCAGGGCCGCAGGGGCGGAACCGGACTCTTCTATCCTGAAACCTGAGCTCCTGTCGACCATCGAGAAGCTCTCGTGA